From Rudanella lutea DSM 19387, a single genomic window includes:
- the aroB gene encoding 3-dehydroquinate synthase, giving the protein MSSVIIASLPESLPAFIAQIDPSAIAVLVDNHTYRHCYPVLKPILPKHTLIRIRAGEEQKHLATCQTIWDALTRANFDRHGLLLNLGGGVIGDMGGFCAATYKRGIAFAQLPTTLLSQVDASVGGKLGIDFQGLKNHIGVFKLPDAVLIDPAMLATLPERELRSGFAEIIKHCLIADAEQWQKIRRLELNDQNWPELVAHSVAVKERVVAQDPTEKGLRKILNFGHTLGHAIETHFLEDSRRRLLHGEAIAAGMVAEAYIAFKKGMIDETLLTEIEEYLFAVYGRTRLKDEDMDPILTLTLQDKKNRAGQVRMALLDGRGSCAFDVPVTKAEMKQGLFYYRG; this is encoded by the coding sequence ATGTCTTCGGTAATCATAGCCTCTCTGCCCGAAAGCCTCCCTGCTTTCATCGCCCAAATCGACCCATCGGCCATTGCTGTTCTGGTCGACAACCATACCTACCGGCACTGCTACCCGGTGCTCAAACCGATTCTGCCTAAACATACGCTCATCCGGATTCGGGCGGGTGAAGAACAGAAGCATTTAGCGACTTGCCAAACCATCTGGGATGCCCTCACCCGCGCCAACTTCGACCGGCATGGGCTCCTGCTTAACCTCGGCGGGGGCGTTATTGGCGATATGGGAGGCTTTTGTGCCGCTACCTACAAGCGGGGCATTGCGTTTGCGCAGTTACCCACTACGCTGCTCTCGCAGGTTGATGCGAGCGTGGGTGGTAAACTCGGTATCGACTTTCAGGGGCTCAAAAACCATATCGGCGTTTTCAAATTGCCCGATGCCGTACTCATTGACCCCGCCATGCTCGCTACCCTGCCCGAGCGGGAGTTGCGGTCGGGCTTTGCCGAAATTATCAAACACTGCCTTATTGCCGACGCCGAACAGTGGCAGAAAATCCGGCGCCTGGAGCTGAACGACCAAAACTGGCCCGAACTGGTGGCGCACTCGGTGGCCGTGAAAGAGCGGGTGGTGGCGCAAGACCCCACCGAAAAGGGCCTGCGGAAGATCCTGAACTTTGGCCATACCCTCGGCCACGCTATCGAAACCCATTTTCTGGAAGATTCCCGCCGACGGCTGCTGCACGGTGAGGCTATTGCCGCCGGGATGGTGGCCGAAGCCTACATCGCGTTTAAAAAAGGAATGATCGACGAAACCTTGCTTACCGAAATCGAAGAGTACCTGTTTGCCGTATATGGAAGAACCCGACTAAAGGACGAAGACATGGACCCGATTCTGACCCTGACCCTTCAGGATAAGAAAAATCGGGCCGGACAAGTCCGGATGGCGTTGCTCGATGGGCGGGGTAGTTGCGCGTTCGACGTACCGGTTACAAAGGCTGAAATGAAGCAGGGCCTATTTTATTATCGCGGGTAA
- a CDS encoding DUF4136 domain-containing protein, whose product MRKIFGALIVLAVVGLSSIGCTPGKLFVEHDYSYEGHFKNYTSFNFLECEFIDSTLLCSDIQDAIRHQMEARGYKVSNRNPNLLISYNIFRSDLRFRGYQQPVIKDWVVREDDDATYKRIDYNLDEGTLMISLIDAETYQVIWKGYASKMMRNPNFKNNYFKGIVRSIFDQYPLMATTESSTGRGR is encoded by the coding sequence ATGCGGAAAATCTTTGGCGCTCTCATTGTATTGGCCGTTGTCGGCCTAAGTTCGATTGGCTGTACACCCGGTAAGTTGTTCGTTGAGCATGATTACAGCTACGAAGGCCATTTCAAAAACTATACGTCCTTTAACTTTCTGGAGTGTGAATTCATTGACTCTACGTTGCTGTGCTCCGATATTCAGGACGCTATTCGCCATCAGATGGAAGCACGTGGCTATAAAGTGAGCAACCGCAATCCCAATCTGTTGATTTCGTACAATATTTTCCGCTCCGATCTCCGGTTCCGGGGGTATCAGCAGCCCGTAATCAAAGACTGGGTGGTTCGGGAAGATGACGACGCGACCTACAAACGCATTGATTATAACCTCGACGAGGGAACTCTGATGATTTCGCTCATCGACGCCGAAACGTATCAGGTAATCTGGAAAGGGTACGCGTCGAAGATGATGCGCAACCCCAACTTCAAGAATAACTACTTCAAAGGCATCGTCCGATCTATTTTCGATCAATACCCGCTCATGGCTACCACCGAGAGCAGTACCGGGAGAGGGCGGTAA
- the nspC gene encoding carboxynorspermidine decarboxylase yields the protein MNTTIESIINDIPSPCFVLEEDKLRQNLQLIDSVQQAAGVQIILALKGFSMFSAFPIVREYLSGATASSLNEIKLVNEYMGIRAHAYIPAYRDDEFEEVLNRSSHVTFNSWSQWERFGQRARERGVSCGIRVNPQYSEVATDMYNPCVPGSRLGVTRDKLPDQLPDGLEGIHFHTLCENDSYTLERTLEALESRFASLLHQAKWVNMGGGHLMTREGYNTEHLIGLLKAFREKYNVEVIMEPGSAIGWQTGVLTATVLDVFDSQGIDVAVLDTSFAAHMPDTLEMPYKPRIRGAYQEPVADKPTYRLGGMTCLAGDFMGDYSFDQPLQVGDTIIFEDMIHYTMVKTTTFNGVGLPAIGILKADGTFALVRQYGYESFKDRLS from the coding sequence ATGAATACAACCATCGAATCCATCATCAACGACATACCCTCGCCCTGCTTCGTACTTGAAGAGGATAAACTCCGCCAAAACCTCCAACTGATCGACTCGGTGCAGCAAGCCGCTGGTGTACAGATTATTCTGGCACTCAAAGGGTTTTCGATGTTCAGCGCGTTTCCGATTGTGCGCGAGTACCTGAGCGGAGCCACGGCAAGCTCGCTCAACGAAATCAAGCTCGTAAACGAGTACATGGGCATTCGGGCACACGCCTACATTCCGGCGTACCGCGACGATGAATTTGAGGAAGTCCTTAACCGCAGCAGTCACGTCACCTTCAACTCCTGGAGTCAGTGGGAGCGGTTTGGTCAACGGGCGCGGGAACGGGGCGTTTCGTGCGGGATTCGGGTCAATCCGCAGTATTCGGAGGTGGCTACCGATATGTACAACCCCTGCGTGCCGGGCTCACGGCTGGGTGTCACACGCGACAAACTGCCCGACCAATTACCCGATGGCCTGGAAGGCATCCATTTCCATACACTCTGCGAAAACGACTCGTACACCCTCGAACGGACCCTCGAAGCCCTCGAAAGCCGTTTTGCATCGCTATTGCATCAGGCCAAATGGGTGAACATGGGCGGAGGCCACCTCATGACCCGCGAAGGCTACAATACCGAGCACCTGATTGGGCTCCTGAAAGCCTTCCGGGAAAAATACAACGTGGAGGTGATTATGGAGCCTGGCTCGGCCATTGGCTGGCAAACGGGCGTTCTGACGGCTACCGTTCTCGACGTATTCGACAGTCAGGGTATTGACGTGGCCGTGCTCGACACCTCGTTTGCGGCCCACATGCCCGACACCCTCGAAATGCCTTACAAACCCCGGATTCGGGGAGCGTACCAGGAACCCGTTGCCGACAAACCGACTTACCGACTCGGCGGCATGACTTGCCTGGCCGGCGACTTCATGGGTGATTACTCGTTTGACCAACCCCTACAGGTGGGCGACACGATTATTTTCGAAGACATGATTCACTACACGATGGTGAAAACTACCACCTTCAACGGGGTGGGTCTACCCGCCATCGGCATCCTGAAAGCCGACGGTACCTTTGCCCTCGTGCGCCAATACGGCTACGAAAGCTTTAAGGATAGACTGAGTTAA
- a CDS encoding energy transducer TonB, which yields MQTPSTLNDIVFESRNRAYGAYLLRQRYQPTLTRALGLGVGLFLLGVSAPTLYARLNPQTGPSEYLREVTLENARLDTPPAEKPVELPPVEELPTPKTVRSLPPEVLPDNEVTAADLPPTVEELAEATPSDQTREGTGDETAIIAPPEEAVTPTKTESAIDVTPEKEPEFLAVEQQPEFAGGLEALTRYLTNNLKYPRQAAQAGISGRVYVGFVVNSDGSLTDVQVLKGISFGCDEEARRVVQQMPRWKPGRQSGRPVRVRFTLPIAFTLE from the coding sequence ATGCAAACGCCCTCGACACTGAACGACATTGTCTTTGAATCGCGCAACCGGGCCTACGGGGCCTATCTGTTGCGGCAACGGTACCAACCGACGCTTACCCGCGCTTTGGGTTTGGGCGTCGGTTTGTTTTTGTTGGGGGTATCAGCCCCCACGCTCTACGCCCGGCTGAACCCGCAAACCGGGCCGTCGGAATACCTCCGCGAGGTGACCCTCGAAAACGCCCGGCTCGACACGCCCCCCGCCGAAAAACCCGTTGAACTACCACCGGTAGAGGAGCTGCCAACCCCCAAAACGGTTCGAAGCCTGCCGCCCGAAGTACTGCCCGACAACGAGGTCACCGCTGCCGACCTCCCCCCAACCGTGGAGGAATTGGCCGAGGCAACCCCAAGCGACCAAACCCGCGAAGGAACCGGCGACGAAACCGCAATCATAGCCCCGCCCGAAGAGGCCGTGACGCCGACCAAAACCGAGTCGGCCATTGACGTGACGCCCGAAAAAGAACCTGAGTTTTTGGCCGTTGAGCAGCAACCTGAGTTTGCGGGTGGCCTGGAAGCCCTCACCCGTTACCTCACAAACAACCTCAAATACCCACGACAGGCCGCTCAGGCAGGCATCAGCGGACGCGTGTATGTGGGTTTTGTGGTCAACTCCGACGGCTCGCTGACCGACGTACAGGTTCTGAAAGGTATTAGCTTCGGCTGCGACGAAGAAGCCCGCCGGGTGGTGCAGCAAATGCCTCGCTGGAAACCCGGCCGTCAGTCGGGTCGTCCGGTGCGGGTCCGGTTTACGCTGCCCATCGCCTTCACGCTGGAGTAG
- a CDS encoding saccharopine dehydrogenase family protein has product MSRVLIIGAGGVGSVVAHKCAMNSDVFTDIILASRTKSKCDKIAAEIQEMHGVTIRTDAVDADVVAEMVALIRKYEPKLVINVALPYQDLPIMDACLETRTHYMDTANYEPKDVAKFEYSWQWAYKERFEQAGIMALLGCGFDPGATQVFTAYAAKHHFDEMHYLDIVDCNAGNHGKAFATNFNPEINIREITQPGRYWENGEWVEIPAMSQHKPIDYPEIGPKESYVLYHEELESLVKNFPTLKRARFWMTFGQAYLTHLEVLQNVGMTSIQPINFQGQQIVPLEFLKAVLPAPDTLGENYSGQTSIGCQIKGVKDGEDRTYYIWNNCDHAETYKEVRGQAVSYTTGVPAMIGAMLMLRGDWMKAGVWNCEELDPDPFIEQMNKQGLPVQERINIPLPHEY; this is encoded by the coding sequence ATGTCCCGAGTTTTGATTATTGGCGCCGGGGGCGTCGGCAGTGTAGTAGCGCACAAATGCGCGATGAACAGCGACGTTTTTACCGACATCATCCTGGCCAGCCGCACGAAGTCGAAATGTGATAAAATTGCCGCCGAAATTCAGGAGATGCACGGCGTCACCATCCGTACCGATGCCGTTGATGCCGACGTAGTGGCCGAGATGGTCGCCCTGATTCGTAAATACGAGCCTAAGCTGGTGATCAACGTGGCCCTGCCCTATCAGGACCTGCCTATCATGGACGCCTGTCTGGAAACCCGCACGCACTACATGGACACGGCCAACTACGAGCCCAAAGATGTGGCCAAGTTTGAATACAGCTGGCAGTGGGCCTACAAAGAGCGGTTTGAGCAGGCGGGTATCATGGCATTGCTCGGCTGTGGGTTCGACCCCGGTGCCACGCAGGTATTTACGGCCTATGCAGCCAAGCACCACTTCGACGAGATGCACTACCTCGACATTGTGGACTGCAACGCGGGCAACCACGGAAAGGCCTTTGCGACCAACTTCAACCCCGAAATCAACATCCGCGAGATTACCCAGCCGGGCCGCTACTGGGAAAACGGCGAGTGGGTCGAAATTCCGGCCATGAGCCAGCACAAACCCATCGACTACCCCGAAATCGGCCCGAAAGAGTCGTATGTGCTGTACCACGAAGAACTCGAATCGCTGGTGAAGAACTTCCCGACCCTGAAGCGGGCGCGCTTCTGGATGACCTTCGGGCAGGCGTATCTGACCCACCTCGAAGTGCTGCAAAACGTGGGTATGACGAGCATTCAGCCGATCAACTTCCAGGGGCAGCAAATTGTACCGCTCGAATTCCTGAAAGCTGTACTCCCCGCCCCCGATACCCTCGGCGAAAACTATTCGGGTCAAACGAGCATCGGTTGCCAGATCAAAGGCGTGAAAGACGGTGAAGACCGCACCTACTACATCTGGAACAACTGCGACCATGCCGAAACCTACAAAGAGGTGCGCGGACAGGCCGTGAGCTACACCACGGGCGTACCGGCTATGATCGGTGCTATGCTCATGCTGCGGGGCGACTGGATGAAGGCCGGTGTCTGGAACTGCGAAGAACTCGACCCAGATCCGTTCATCGAGCAAATGAACAAGCAGGGGCTTCCCGTACAGGAGCGCATCAACATACCCCTGCCGCACGAGTACTAG
- the panD gene encoding aspartate 1-decarboxylase: MFVTVLKSKLHRVRVTQAELNYVGSITIDEDLMEAAGIMENEQVHIVNNNNGERLITYVIKGERGSGIICLNGAAARRAQVGDIIIIISYAMMTPDEARAHKPTVVFPDENNRLIKG; encoded by the coding sequence ATGTTCGTTACCGTATTAAAATCGAAACTGCACCGGGTCCGCGTGACTCAGGCCGAACTCAACTATGTGGGGAGCATTACCATCGACGAAGATCTTATGGAGGCTGCCGGCATCATGGAAAATGAGCAGGTACACATTGTTAACAACAACAACGGCGAGCGCCTGATTACCTACGTGATCAAGGGCGAACGGGGCTCGGGGATCATTTGCCTCAACGGAGCGGCTGCCCGCCGGGCGCAAGTTGGCGACATCATCATCATTATCTCGTATGCCATGATGACCCCCGACGAAGCCCGCGCCCACAAACCGACTGTGGTGTTCCCCGACGAAAATAATCGATTAATAAAAGGGTAG